In Paroedura picta isolate Pp20150507F chromosome 1, Ppicta_v3.0, whole genome shotgun sequence, the following are encoded in one genomic region:
- the LOC143844711 gene encoding uncharacterized protein LOC143844711: MIRCTLHLPPPFCSATSESNMESSSQASSVPATGRGPTWRDAEIRDLIGIFSEEKIQDAFQSSHRNREVFEQVAIKMRALGHNRTGLECRSKTKTMRAEYMRAVNHNKGSGNEKVTCPYFEEQRQLYGDGEGSGRPKRVGRSLKVVRKPAAPVEEPPAEEDPGEGTSSSFRPPPPVQQRAAESVTLDLIAIVPGEPEEAPEQTPLASETQLPGTGPLESPAAPDVDSDSGASTNIDFIPGTQEEEQPGVLGPPARRRRIQIQDEVLSDEEEEPPLAPGSPPPRGALPAEERLTRERGRLRRVSVLTSVGERLLEHCYEESRRAAAADQAMLTLIAQEGRKLRAVLRETNQILREGVEEVRLIRRLMERAVVVMERAYPPQIGPPPPPPTPTPPLPAPTPPTPSQNASTQTRRRTILGKRKIKPADKYSPS; encoded by the exons atgatccgttgcaccctgcacctcccaccaccattttgctcagctactagcgaaagcaacatggaatcgtcttctcaagcctcgtccgtccctgcaaccggccgtggcccaacttggagggacgcggagatcagggacctgatcgggattttctcggaggagaaaatccaggacgcgttccagtcctcccacaggaatagggaggtcttcgaacaagtggccattaagatgcgcgccctgggccacaacaggaccggccttgaatgccggtcgaagaccaagacaatgagggcagagtacatgcgtgccgtgaaccataataagggttccggcaacgaaaaggttacctgcccctacttcgaggagcagcgccagctgtacggagacggggaaggatccggcaggccgaagcgcgtcggccggagccttaaggtggttcggaagccggctgccccggtcgaggaaccacccgctgaggaggatcccggcgagggcacctcgtccagctttcgccctccaccccccgtccagcaacgagccgcggaatcggtaacgctggacctgatcgccatcgttcctggggagccagaggaggctcctgagcaaacgccccttgcctccg agacacagttgccagggacggggcccctagagtctccagcagcacctgacgtggatagtgattcgggggcatcaactaacattg atttcatacccggaacacaggaggaggaacagcctggggtgcttggacctcctgcccggcgcaggcggatacaaattcaagatg aggttctttcagatgaggaggaggaaccacccctggctccaggcagcccaccacctagaggtgcgctcccagcagaggagaggcttacgagggaacgcggcaggctgaggcgcgtctccgtcttgacaagcgtgggagagaggctccttgagcactgctatgaggagtcacggcgtgccgcggccgctgaccaagccatgctcacactcattgcccaggaggggagaaaattgagggcagtccttagagagacaaaccaaatcctacgcgaaggcgtggaggaggtgcgactgataaggagactcatggagagggctgtagtggtcatggaaagggcctaccctccacaaatcggcccccccccaccaccacccacaccaacaccaccacttccagcacccaccccaccgactccctctcagaatgcctccacccaaacaagaaggaggactattctcggaaagagaaaaataaaaccagcagacaagtactccccctcctag
- the LOC143841222 gene encoding uncharacterized protein LOC143841222 has translation MPKPRKGSFWQRAEAEALLELVLQSKSVGRLMASTHCHTKGAYLVLASKLRERGYVRTWEQVRTKFKRLKLDFLNSLEQWGGIPQPSGRTVFHDQMVKIWEKAGKPPLDMRRHMATQSPSKLATAPEREEGEEEGPSTSGQAAAETVEARLRAMEARVTSLEAQVAELKGEIEQQRQQREAEELKKKEDEDLFRRKVRGSVGRLSRRVREMEGAGQGSSGT, from the exons atgccgaagccacggaagggctccttctggcagcgcgccgaggctgaggcacttctggagcttgtgctccaatcgaagagtgttggccgccttatggccagcacccactgccacaccaagggtgcttacctggtgttggcttcaaagctgagggagaggggctacgtccggacctgggagcaggtccggacaaaattcaagcgacttaagctggacttcctaaacagtctggaacagtggggggggatcccgcagccaagtgggagaacggtcttccacgaccagatggttaaaatatgggagaaggctgggaagccccccctggacatgaggaggcatatgg ccacacaatcaccatccaagctggcaacagcacctgagcgtgaggagggggaggaagagggaccttccacctcgggacaggctgcag ctgaaactgtggaggcaaggctgcgtgccatggaggccagagttacttccctggaggctcaagtggcagagctgaaaggggagattgagcagcaaaggcaacagagggaggcggaagaac ttaagaagaaggaggatgaggacctcttccgccgcaaagtccgggggtccgtgggaaggttgagcaggagagtgagggagatggaaggggctgggcaggggagcagtgggacctga